A window from Gammaproteobacteria bacterium encodes these proteins:
- a CDS encoding CBS domain-containing protein: MPFDDPVIHVMTEDPITLELNQKLSDAQSIFSKGQIHHLPVVEDGKLVGILTSNDMIKLSKLYDDDNPANEFLDRQYTVAEVMHRNPVSVGVDATIREAARILAAGGFHGLPVVGYNNLLKGIVTTTDLIELLLRKLPQTAEA; encoded by the coding sequence ATGCCCTTTGACGATCCTGTGATTCATGTCATGACGGAAGATCCGATCACGCTCGAGTTAAATCAGAAACTGAGTGACGCGCAGTCTATATTCTCGAAAGGACAAATCCACCATCTGCCGGTGGTCGAAGATGGCAAGCTGGTTGGCATCCTGACTTCGAATGACATGATCAAACTGAGCAAATTGTACGACGATGACAATCCGGCTAACGAGTTTCTCGACCGACAATACACTGTGGCCGAGGTCATGCATCGAAATCCGGTGTCTGTCGGAGTTGACGCGACGATTCGTGAGGCTGCACGAATCCTGGCGGCCGGCGGCTTTCATGGCCTCCCCGTCGTCGGCTACAACAATTTGCTAAAAGGTATCGTGACGACCACCGACCTGATAGAGCTGTTGCTCCGGAAGTTGCCGCAAACCGCAGAGGCGTAA
- a CDS encoding Uma2 family endonuclease, whose product MSEPAQTAMTLDDLYRLPDNELLYELVNGWLVSEPPPGVRHGRVAGRIVAILDACVRQHGAGVVVTCDTGFVLHRSPDTVRAPDVAFIRMDRYLAMEDDADAMPGPPDLAVEVLSPGNRPQEIHAKVADYLAAGTTLVWVVDPQTEQVRSYRSLFEPQIHAGTDLLTAEDLLPEFSVPVADIFSI is encoded by the coding sequence ATGAGCGAGCCTGCACAGACAGCGATGACGCTGGACGACCTGTACCGGTTGCCCGATAACGAATTGCTCTACGAACTCGTCAACGGCTGGCTCGTCAGTGAGCCCCCGCCCGGTGTTCGTCATGGGCGCGTGGCTGGACGAATCGTAGCTATCCTCGATGCCTGTGTGCGCCAACACGGCGCCGGCGTCGTCGTCACGTGCGATACCGGTTTTGTTTTGCATCGCTCGCCCGATACCGTGCGCGCACCGGATGTCGCTTTCATCCGGATGGATCGGTACCTCGCGATGGAAGACGATGCGGACGCGATGCCCGGGCCACCTGATCTGGCGGTTGAAGTGCTTTCGCCGGGCAACCGGCCGCAGGAGATTCACGCCAAAGTCGCCGACTATCTCGCGGCGGGCACCACGTTGGTCTGGGTAGTCGATCCGCAGACGGAACAGGTACGCAGCTATCGCAGCCTGTTCGAACCACAGATCCATGCGGGAACCGATCTGCTGACCGCGGAGGACTTGCTGCCGGAATTCAGCGTACCGGTGGCAGACATTTTCTCCATCTGA
- a CDS encoding SCO family protein — MRQKVFVIGLISLVTVLAIGWYGNARPRFDATPDTFLLGTVWPDPRPLPELELLDHRGAQIGRDQFKGQWTMMFFGYTSCPDICPTTMLTLRSVVAEMEKTGAIAPRVALVTVDPERDDAPTLARYVAHFNEDFIGLRGGDDGLRALSMHVGAMFEHEAADENGSYEIAHSASLFLIDPEARLHAVFSPPHNPADIAEKLIAIRARYEQG; from the coding sequence ATGAGACAAAAAGTATTCGTAATTGGACTGATTTCACTGGTCACGGTTCTGGCGATCGGCTGGTACGGCAATGCCCGGCCACGTTTCGATGCCACACCCGACACATTCTTATTAGGCACTGTCTGGCCGGATCCGAGGCCGCTTCCCGAGCTTGAACTCCTCGACCACCGTGGGGCGCAAATCGGGCGTGATCAGTTCAAAGGGCAATGGACAATGATGTTTTTCGGTTATACATCCTGTCCGGATATCTGCCCGACCACGATGCTCACGCTGCGCAGCGTGGTGGCAGAGATGGAGAAAACCGGCGCGATCGCGCCACGCGTGGCGCTGGTCACGGTGGACCCGGAGCGCGACGATGCCCCCACGCTGGCTCGTTACGTTGCTCATTTCAATGAAGACTTTATTGGCCTGAGGGGTGGCGACGACGGACTGCGCGCATTATCCATGCACGTCGGTGCGATGTTTGAGCACGAGGCTGCCGATGAAAACGGCAGCTATGAAATCGCCCACAGCGCATCGCTGTTCCTTATTGATCCCGAGGCGCGCCTGCACGCCGTATTCTCGCCACCGCACAACCCGGCCGACATCGCGGAAAAACTGATCGCGATCCGCGCGCGCTACGAACAGGGCTGA
- a CDS encoding COX15/CtaA family protein, translating to MKFLARTSLLLVIVLVSLSAYLRLSHSGIGCPDWPSCYGQIGTPPAVAQETDTRNAYERLGEQANEPLAWATPLHRLVASVLGLLVLFLNVAAFRQKRDRVISLALLAATVFLAILGIRSGSLHSPAIIMGNLAGGFFMLALLGWMVFRSARPAAVHDGLRGWAVIALFLLGTQVVLGGLTSANFAATACMTLPDCNGAWLPGSELLNAFDLSRIHEVNSQGIAIGGAERAAIHLTHRLGGVLTLAALLVTGVLALRAGRANRAIAITIIVLAVAEVSIGVMAIVTSLPIGLAVAHNWVAALLVLALLRLLAPQRGPDALVVNV from the coding sequence GTGAAATTCCTGGCCAGAACCTCCCTGCTGCTCGTTATCGTCCTGGTTTCACTGAGCGCATACCTGCGCCTGTCGCACTCCGGTATCGGTTGCCCGGATTGGCCGTCGTGTTATGGGCAGATCGGAACGCCGCCGGCGGTCGCCCAGGAGACCGATACCCGAAACGCTTACGAACGCCTGGGCGAGCAGGCCAATGAACCGCTGGCGTGGGCCACGCCGTTGCACCGCCTGGTTGCAAGTGTTTTGGGACTGCTCGTCCTGTTCCTGAATGTCGCTGCATTTCGACAAAAGCGGGATCGCGTAATTTCGCTGGCGTTACTTGCGGCCACGGTGTTTCTGGCGATTCTTGGTATCAGGTCCGGCAGCCTGCACAGCCCGGCGATAATCATGGGCAACCTTGCCGGCGGTTTTTTTATGCTCGCCCTGCTGGGCTGGATGGTGTTCAGGTCTGCCCGTCCAGCCGCCGTTCATGACGGCTTGCGCGGCTGGGCGGTGATCGCGCTGTTCCTGTTGGGCACGCAGGTGGTGCTCGGTGGCCTGACCAGCGCAAATTTCGCCGCGACAGCGTGCATGACCTTGCCAGACTGCAATGGCGCCTGGCTGCCGGGCAGCGAACTGCTAAACGCTTTTGATCTGTCGCGTATCCACGAGGTCAATAGCCAGGGTATCGCCATCGGCGGCGCAGAACGTGCGGCGATCCACTTGACCCACCGCCTGGGAGGCGTGCTGACGCTGGCGGCATTGCTGGTAACGGGTGTCCTGGCGCTGCGCGCCGGCCGCGCCAATCGCGCCATAGCCATAACTATCATTGTGCTCGCGGTGGCCGAGGTCTCGATTGGTGTCATGGCGATCGTTACCAGCCTGCCGATTGGCCTGGCTGTTGCGCACAACTGGGTCGCTGCACTGCTGGTACTGGCCTTGCTGCGATTGCTGGCACCGCAACGAGGCCCGGACGCTCTGGTTGTAAACGTATGA
- a CDS encoding DUF1566 domain-containing protein, which yields MMPKILLVLVFAVLPLTGCSKNPGPGLEIHDTKYVAVDADGKQIATAQAAWPCTLDQYTGLLWEVKTDEPGLHHWRNTYSWYNPEESNDPEGLDYRGTPDGGDCTGSACDTWAYVKAVNKAGYCGHNDWRLPLRDELASISDPRKMKKPPTTNMQYFPHMQPGEYWTSNDYHFQFDAAWAWNFSYGHDRVDWKKSPKTVRLVRGEALHLTRTKD from the coding sequence ATGATGCCAAAAATTTTGTTGGTGCTGGTTTTCGCCGTGCTGCCATTGACGGGATGCAGCAAAAACCCGGGGCCGGGGCTCGAGATTCACGACACAAAGTATGTCGCAGTCGACGCTGACGGCAAGCAGATAGCCACCGCTCAAGCTGCCTGGCCGTGCACGCTGGATCAGTACACGGGCCTGCTGTGGGAGGTCAAAACGGACGAGCCCGGTCTGCACCACTGGCGGAACACCTACAGCTGGTATAACCCTGAGGAATCGAACGATCCGGAGGGTCTCGACTACCGCGGCACGCCTGATGGCGGCGACTGCACCGGCAGCGCCTGTGACACCTGGGCCTATGTGAAGGCGGTCAACAAGGCCGGCTATTGCGGCCACAACGACTGGCGATTACCCCTGCGTGACGAACTGGCGTCCATCAGCGATCCTCGCAAGATGAAAAAGCCACCGACAACCAACATGCAGTATTTTCCACACATGCAGCCCGGCGAGTACTGGACCAGCAACGATTATCATTTCCAGTTCGATGCCGCATGGGCATGGAACTTCAGTTACGGCCATGACCGGGTGGACTGGAAGAAATCTCCAAAAACCGTGCGGCTGGTTCGTGGCGAAGCGCTGCATCTGACCCGCACAAAAGACTGA
- a CDS encoding cytochrome C oxidase subunit II, producing the protein MSAIQPPAETIWWKQPLDRVEGTWIGIALVWSLIMFFMMPLWHVYGKQNLSNEAYRTTPAAFMAKTQAMVNEYTVRTETDMQLPVVRPPPGSDVYLIGRLWSWWPLLELEKDQTYRLHISSMDWQHGFSLQPININTQILPGYEIVLTITPDTSDDQTIICNEFCGINHHTMVGKIYVTDGGS; encoded by the coding sequence GTGAGCGCCATACAACCGCCCGCGGAAACCATCTGGTGGAAACAACCACTGGATCGAGTAGAAGGAACCTGGATAGGCATCGCGCTTGTCTGGTCGTTGATAATGTTTTTCATGATGCCTTTGTGGCATGTCTATGGAAAACAGAACCTGTCCAACGAAGCCTATCGCACGACACCGGCCGCTTTTATGGCCAAAACGCAGGCGATGGTCAACGAATACACGGTGCGTACCGAAACCGATATGCAGCTGCCGGTGGTGCGTCCGCCGCCGGGCAGCGATGTCTATCTGATCGGCCGGCTGTGGTCATGGTGGCCACTGCTTGAGCTGGAAAAAGACCAGACTTACAGGCTGCATATCTCATCGATGGACTGGCAGCACGGCTTTTCGCTGCAACCGATCAATATCAATACGCAGATACTTCCCGGCTACGAAATAGTACTGACCATTACTCCGGATACCTCAGATGATCAGACCATTATCTGTAACGAGTTCTGCGGGATTAATCATCACACGATGGTTGGCAAAATTTACGTGACGGATGGTGGGTCATGA
- a CDS encoding cytochrome C oxidase subunit I: MNTEQFRICPESGLQFHKPAETLMRLHAVIAIVILLVGGITALLVTLTRWPAVHLMPADRFYQLLTLHGVNMLIFWIITFEIAILYFCSSTLLRCRLATPRIAWFGLALMVIGIIVNNMAVLKGDASVMMTSYVPMPANPNFYLGLILFAVGALLGCFIFLGTLVIAKEEKTYEGSIPLVTFGALTACIIAVFTIASGAIILIPTYMWSMGWIGHIDAAMYRLIWWALGHSSQQINVAAHVAVWYAIAAIVFGAKPLSEKVSRMAFLLYIAFLQLASAHHLLVDPGLSASWKIFNTSYAMYLAVLASMVHGLTVPGSIEVAQRAKGFSQGLFQWLRKAPWGNPVFSGMFISLLGFGFLGGISGVVMGTEQINIIIHNTIYVPGHFHATVVIGTTLAFMSLTYFLIPVLFRRQLVMPGLARWQPYLFGIGMGVFTTVMMGAGTLGVARRHWDMAFTDSALGFDYPASAYTLMGLVGISGMVAILGGAIFILVTVLSVFFGKPVESESPYGVTATVLPRAEPTIEPAGGHAATGKWGFAAPGTFVFAIFFLAIFVVYYAVNWKYLASVWPLQ; this comes from the coding sequence ATGAATACTGAGCAATTCCGAATCTGCCCTGAGTCCGGACTACAGTTCCATAAGCCCGCCGAGACGCTGATGCGGCTGCATGCAGTCATCGCCATCGTGATCCTGCTTGTCGGCGGTATCACGGCGCTGCTGGTCACGCTGACCCGCTGGCCGGCGGTGCACCTGATGCCGGCCGATCGCTTTTATCAGCTGCTGACCCTGCATGGCGTCAACATGCTGATCTTCTGGATCATCACTTTCGAAATCGCGATCCTGTACTTCTGTTCGTCCACGCTGCTGCGTTGCCGGCTGGCGACCCCGCGGATTGCATGGTTTGGTCTGGCCCTGATGGTCATTGGCATCATTGTCAATAACATGGCGGTGCTCAAGGGCGACGCCTCGGTCATGATGACCTCTTATGTACCGATGCCTGCCAACCCCAACTTCTATCTCGGGTTGATACTGTTTGCCGTCGGCGCACTGCTGGGCTGTTTTATTTTCCTCGGTACGCTGGTCATTGCGAAGGAGGAGAAGACGTACGAAGGCTCCATCCCGCTGGTCACTTTCGGCGCGCTTACCGCCTGTATCATCGCCGTTTTTACAATCGCCAGTGGCGCGATCATCCTCATTCCGACCTACATGTGGTCGATGGGCTGGATCGGGCATATCGACGCTGCCATGTATCGCCTGATTTGGTGGGCGCTTGGGCATTCTTCGCAGCAGATTAACGTCGCAGCGCATGTTGCCGTCTGGTACGCGATAGCGGCGATCGTATTTGGCGCCAAGCCGCTGTCGGAGAAAGTCAGCCGCATGGCCTTCCTGCTTTATATCGCGTTTCTACAGCTCGCGTCGGCGCATCATTTGCTCGTCGACCCTGGTCTCAGTGCCAGCTGGAAGATCTTTAACACCAGTTACGCCATGTACCTGGCGGTGCTGGCGAGCATGGTTCACGGGCTGACCGTGCCGGGCTCGATCGAAGTGGCACAGCGCGCCAAGGGTTTTTCGCAGGGGCTGTTCCAGTGGCTGCGTAAGGCACCGTGGGGCAACCCGGTGTTTTCAGGCATGTTCATTTCGCTGCTGGGTTTCGGTTTCCTCGGTGGCATCTCGGGCGTGGTGATGGGAACCGAACAGATCAACATCATCATCCACAACACCATCTATGTGCCGGGACATTTCCACGCGACCGTGGTGATTGGCACTACGCTGGCCTTCATGTCACTGACCTATTTCCTGATCCCGGTCCTGTTCCGGCGGCAGCTGGTCATGCCGGGGCTGGCCAGGTGGCAGCCGTACCTTTTCGGTATTGGCATGGGCGTATTCACGACCGTCATGATGGGCGCGGGTACGCTGGGCGTTGCCCGAAGACACTGGGATATGGCGTTTACCGATTCCGCTCTCGGTTTTGACTACCCTGCCAGCGCTTATACCCTGATGGGCCTGGTGGGTATCAGCGGGATGGTGGCTATCCTGGGTGGGGCAATATTTATTCTGGTGACTGTCCTGTCAGTGTTCTTTGGTAAACCGGTAGAGTCCGAATCTCCTTATGGCGTCACGGCTACCGTGCTGCCGCGGGCCGAGCCAACGATTGAACCGGCGGGAGGCCATGCCGCAACGGGCAAATGGGGCTTCGCCGCACCGGGTACCTTTGTATTTGCCATCTTCTTCCTGGCCATTTTTGTCGTCTACTATGCGGTGAACTGGAAGTATCTCGCTTCTGTCTGGCCGCTGCAGTAA
- a CDS encoding SCO family protein, translating into MTVRPPTVARVAMLLLAIAMSPCGLAQAPAPDAGSYDRDLALEQSQAAIGTVLGNYTLTDTDGTKVRLTDYAGKPLLISMVFTSCYHTCPVTTRFLAKAVEKARRTLGDDGFTIATVGFDSANDTPEKMRVFAREQGVAIPGWKFLSASEGTIKELVDDLGFVYFPSPRGFDHIVQVTVVDRNSKVYAQVYGEAFELPWLMEPLKALVFNRPQSSGHPIATLMDKIRIFCTVYDPNTGRYRIDYSLFIQIGIGLFIVLAVGTYLLTESRRARRG; encoded by the coding sequence ATGACCGTCAGGCCGCCAACCGTTGCTCGAGTCGCAATGCTCCTGCTGGCCATCGCAATGTCGCCGTGCGGCCTGGCACAGGCACCGGCCCCGGACGCCGGCAGCTACGACCGAGACCTTGCCCTGGAGCAGTCGCAGGCCGCAATTGGAACCGTGCTGGGTAACTACACGCTCACTGACACAGACGGAACCAAAGTTCGGTTGACCGATTACGCCGGCAAGCCGCTGCTGATCAGCATGGTGTTTACCTCCTGCTACCACACCTGTCCGGTCACTACCCGCTTTCTTGCCAAAGCGGTGGAAAAAGCGAGAAGAACGCTGGGTGACGACGGCTTCACCATTGCCACGGTTGGTTTCGACAGCGCTAATGACACGCCCGAAAAAATGCGTGTGTTTGCTCGCGAACAAGGGGTTGCGATCCCTGGCTGGAAGTTTCTCAGCGCTTCGGAGGGCACTATAAAAGAGCTGGTCGACGACCTTGGCTTTGTTTATTTTCCATCGCCTCGTGGTTTCGATCATATCGTGCAGGTAACGGTTGTTGACCGAAACAGTAAAGTCTATGCCCAGGTGTACGGCGAGGCGTTCGAGTTGCCGTGGCTAATGGAGCCGCTCAAAGCACTGGTCTTTAATCGGCCGCAGTCTTCCGGACATCCGATAGCCACTTTGATGGACAAGATCAGGATATTCTGTACCGTCTATGATCCAAACACCGGTCGTTACCGCATTGATTATTCACTGTTTATCCAGATTGGTATCGGGCTGTTTATAGTTCTGGCGGTCGGTACTTATTTGCTGACTGAATCCCGTCGTGCGCGGCGTGGCTAA
- a CDS encoding hydrogenase iron-sulfur subunit, producing the protein MRSLLHRSGQAVFEALRRLLQPGFDAPLNPLRHLGALTIFFLWIVLVSGIWIFIFFRTSIDGAYQSVEYLTHEQWYLGGVMRSLHRYASDAAIVTLVLHILKEFFYDRYRSKRWFSWLTGVPLVWLLIPLGITGYWLVWDGLAQYVALSSAELIDRVPIFTDSMARNFLSNESLSDRFFTLMAFLHLIGLPLFLVLGIWLHVFRINRPNINPPRKLMAGALLAMLVLSLVYPALSQGPADLARVQSSLGLDWYYLTVYPLIQIWSPGWVWVLLVGVSLLLCLAPWLPRSKAQAVASVDLDNCNGCRRCVDDCPFSAVMMAPRSDGKKYDAEAVVDPDLCVSCGICVGACPTAMPFRTRSALIPGIDLPDYSAEGLRDSLHAAAEKLPAGKKVLTLCCETGVTARQLDTGSDAVVQVRCMAHLPPSYIDYILSRDLADGVFMAGCPGGDCQYRLGARWTEQRMNRERDPLLRKRVDRQRIALAWEQPWSDFATPADALAAFTRSLPVGEEEGETVVSKPANALVRIAAVTLSLGLFAALVGWLSSSPDYRLLPDDTAVVSLSFSHAGQRLEACRTRTAEELEDLPPNMRVAMDCPRGRRPVTVELQLDGDVLYRDTLAPSGLHGDGESNIYQRFQVPTGSHALFIGMRDSDRTAGFDYQDQAAVELEPGQHLLVEFDSEQQAFFFR; encoded by the coding sequence GTGCGCAGCCTCTTGCACCGATCGGGTCAGGCCGTATTTGAAGCCCTGCGGCGGCTGTTGCAACCCGGGTTTGATGCCCCATTGAACCCGCTGCGCCACCTTGGCGCATTAACGATCTTCTTTCTCTGGATTGTGCTGGTCAGCGGTATCTGGATATTCATTTTCTTCCGCACCAGCATCGACGGTGCTTACCAATCGGTCGAGTACCTGACGCACGAGCAATGGTACCTGGGCGGCGTGATGCGCAGCCTGCATCGCTACGCATCCGATGCGGCCATCGTCACGCTGGTACTGCATATCCTCAAAGAGTTTTTCTACGACCGTTACCGGAGCAAACGCTGGTTCAGCTGGCTCACGGGTGTGCCGCTGGTCTGGTTACTGATACCGCTGGGCATTACCGGTTACTGGCTGGTGTGGGATGGCCTGGCGCAATACGTCGCACTGAGCTCAGCGGAACTGATCGACCGGGTTCCTATATTCACCGATTCCATGGCGCGAAATTTCCTCAGCAACGAAAGCCTCAGCGACCGGTTCTTTACGCTCATGGCGTTCCTGCACCTAATTGGTTTGCCGCTGTTTCTCGTGCTGGGTATCTGGCTGCACGTGTTCCGGATCAACCGGCCGAACATCAACCCGCCACGAAAGCTGATGGCGGGTGCGCTGCTGGCAATGCTGGTGTTATCGCTGGTGTATCCCGCGCTGAGCCAGGGGCCGGCAGACCTGGCGCGAGTGCAATCGAGCCTGGGTCTGGACTGGTATTACCTCACGGTGTATCCACTGATCCAGATATGGTCGCCCGGCTGGGTGTGGGTCTTGCTGGTCGGAGTCAGCCTGTTGTTGTGCCTGGCGCCGTGGCTGCCGCGGTCAAAGGCGCAGGCTGTGGCGTCAGTTGACCTCGATAACTGCAATGGCTGTCGGCGCTGTGTTGACGATTGCCCGTTTTCAGCAGTGATGATGGCGCCGCGCAGCGATGGCAAAAAATATGACGCCGAAGCCGTGGTTGATCCCGATTTGTGCGTGAGCTGCGGAATTTGTGTCGGTGCCTGCCCCACCGCGATGCCGTTTCGCACCCGTAGCGCGCTCATTCCCGGCATCGATCTGCCAGACTATTCTGCCGAGGGGCTGCGTGACTCCTTGCATGCAGCTGCGGAAAAACTGCCGGCCGGTAAAAAGGTGCTGACGCTATGCTGCGAAACCGGCGTGACAGCGCGGCAATTGGATACAGGTTCCGATGCCGTGGTGCAGGTCAGGTGCATGGCGCACTTGCCGCCGTCGTACATCGACTACATTCTCAGCCGGGATCTGGCCGACGGTGTGTTCATGGCCGGGTGCCCCGGCGGTGATTGTCAGTACCGGCTTGGTGCGCGCTGGACCGAACAACGTATGAACCGTGAGCGCGATCCGCTGTTGCGTAAACGCGTGGACCGGCAACGCATAGCGCTGGCGTGGGAGCAGCCCTGGTCAGATTTCGCGACCCCCGCGGATGCGCTTGCGGCCTTCACTCGCAGCCTGCCTGTGGGCGAAGAGGAGGGCGAAACTGTTGTTTCGAAACCGGCGAATGCACTGGTCAGGATTGCGGCAGTAACGCTGAGTCTTGGCTTGTTTGCCGCCCTTGTTGGCTGGCTGTCCAGCTCTCCCGACTATCGGCTTCTGCCAGACGATACAGCAGTAGTGTCACTCAGTTTCTCCCACGCCGGACAGCGCCTCGAAGCGTGCCGCACCCGGACCGCCGAGGAACTGGAGGACCTGCCGCCCAATATGCGGGTGGCCATGGACTGCCCGCGCGGGCGGCGCCCGGTAACGGTAGAGCTGCAGCTCGACGGCGACGTGCTTTACCGTGACACACTGGCGCCCAGTGGCCTGCACGGCGATGGCGAATCCAACATCTACCAGCGATTTCAGGTACCGACCGGGTCACATGCCCTGTTCATCGGGATGCGTGACTCAGACCGAACGGCAGGATTCGACTATCAAGACCAGGCTGCGGTTGAGCTGGAGCCCGGTCAGCATCTGTTAGTTGAATTCGATTCCGAGCAGCAAGCTTTTTTCTTCAGGTAA
- a CDS encoding hemerythrin family protein, giving the protein MTLIEWKKEYSVGVASIDQEHQELIELINDIYTRMRDPLSVATIDYHLGEISSNIAAHFALEERVMREARYDELDAHKEDHEKLLDEIHDLIDRFAADPESGRELLQERLSDWFANHFATFDARLHKKLGV; this is encoded by the coding sequence ATGACATTGATTGAATGGAAAAAAGAATACTCAGTGGGTGTTGCATCCATCGACCAGGAGCACCAGGAGCTCATAGAACTGATCAACGATATTTATACGCGCATGCGTGACCCGCTAAGCGTGGCCACGATCGATTACCATCTGGGCGAGATCAGTTCCAATATCGCTGCGCACTTTGCTTTGGAAGAGCGAGTGATGCGCGAGGCACGATACGACGAGCTCGATGCGCACAAAGAGGATCACGAGAAACTGCTGGACGAGATCCATGATCTCATCGACAGGTTTGCGGCGGATCCGGAGTCTGGCCGGGAGCTGCTGCAGGAACGACTATCCGACTGGTTTGCTAACCACTTCGCGACTTTTGACGCCCGCCTGCACAAGAAGCTGGGTGTTTAG